A stretch of Desulfobacter hydrogenophilus DNA encodes these proteins:
- a CDS encoding ACT domain-containing protein: MSAIVALDELLKSMSPEIQKGEYVFCTLANENLDYKHLNPLATFKESEGLTLIIPVESAVQKKLAFEGIFKQITLTVHSSLEAVGLTAAVTNKLASYGISANVIAAFYHDYVFVQTEKAEQALSALNEFRAELNC; this comes from the coding sequence ATGTCAGCTATTGTTGCGTTAGACGAGTTGTTGAAATCGATGTCACCAGAAATCCAAAAGGGTGAATACGTATTCTGCACCCTTGCCAATGAAAATTTAGATTATAAACATCTTAATCCTTTGGCTACATTCAAAGAGTCCGAAGGCTTAACTTTAATAATTCCAGTCGAATCGGCAGTGCAAAAAAAGTTGGCATTTGAAGGCATATTTAAGCAAATCACTCTAACTGTTCATTCCAGTTTGGAAGCCGTCGGCTTGACTGCCGCAGTTACAAATAAATTAGCATCTTATGGCATAAGCGCAAACGTCATTGCAGCTTTTTATCATGATTATGTATTTGTGCAGACAGAAAAAGCAGAACAAGCATTATCAGCTTTAAACGAGTTCAGAGCCGAACTAAATTGCTAA